In Phalacrocorax carbo chromosome 1, bPhaCar2.1, whole genome shotgun sequence, the genomic stretch TGTAGCATTTTCTGTACCTTCTTGAATTCATGAGAGGAAAGAAGTGCCTAGTATTAAATATGTCATGTAAAACTATATCTTGTTTTCTCTAGGAGTGAAGATGAAGAACATGTTAAAGTAAAAGATTTCAGGTACTAATTTACAATAAATGTGCATTTTGTTAGTAAATACTAGGATTCACAGtagtaaaatattattatagGGGTAACATTCATTAAAActgtcaaatatttatttttctccacttAAATGTATAGCAATTTTTAGAGCCTCCttgaggattttattttctactaaTTTTAATGGAAGTTGTGTTGTAGGGCATCTCAGATGGTTTAGCAAAAAACTGAGGTTAAAATTTTCAAGGTGAGAATTAAATGCAGTACACTGAAGTCATATATAAAGGGAGGAGCTGATCCTCAGTCTCTACGAATTTGAGAATTGTTTTTTCTAGATTTGTGTACACTTAGAGGTATTAAAAATTTATCCCACATGAAAATGGATTCAGCTAAAGCATGACAAAGAATTCTTGTTCTGGAACGAGGTTTTTTTGTAGGGAATTATTCAAGGTTTGCCATTGTACTTTGAATTCACATCTTACCTGAATCCAAATGGAAATTCATGTAAAGCACTTGTAAGATTCAAAATGCTGTGTGACTAAATGCAGTCATGATTCATCCAAACAAATACTTTAAACTACAGACAAGCCACTTAGCAAAAGTAGAGCTGTTTTATAAAGTTGTTTGAAAAATAGAAGTATCTTTTATTTGGCATGTGAGCAGAGATGTCAAAGCAGAAATACATAATCCACACTGCTGTCAAAAGCATTACTTAGCATAGTGTGTAAGTAATAATTATTCAGTGTTCTtgtcatttaaattaaatggaaGAATTGAAAGTGttccaaaatatatttacagttttttgtttaactccaaaattaatttttctttactgagTATCCCAGATTGCTGTAAAAGGTTCTGTTTTGTACATTGCTTTAATAATGTTCATGttgtattgggttttttttcccttaagttTTGGTTCATTagttggaggaaaaaagttaagTAGAAGACACTTTGTAGTTTTGCTTAACAGTTATCTCCCTCCAGTGTTTCTTTTCACAAGCTTATTGGAGACcttgcttttctcccttcccctttgTAACTGAGGAATGTAACAGCAGGCTTTTTGAATCATCCAGTCATCACCTGAATTTCTGCATCCACCTGTTCAGGTTTCTATAACTTCTTATTGACTCTTAGATACGTTGAAGATTGTTCTCCTTCCCCAAATGTTTGTATCTGTCTTCCTGAGGTTCACAGTTCAAGGAGCATATGCAATATATTACTTAACTATTCCTACCTGACACAAAGGAGAAGTTGGGTGAACCTGCAGAGCTAAGAATAACtaataaactgaattttaaaagagcCTTTAGAGGCAGAAAAGCTAATTGCTTGGATGAGTGACCCAGAATTATTTGTGTAGAGGGGGGATTTACTTTTgggaaaaatgataaaaataatagaagagTAGGTCTTTAAAACTGTAGTTTGTTCTTTCTCAACAGGCCTGGAGTAGTTAAATTTATTACCTTTAATGCTTTCTGTTACAGTATGTGTAAGAGGAAGAGTTTTGGGGATTAGTTAACAAAACATGTTGTCCCTCAGTTTGGTTAGCTGCCACTGCGTCTGGTCTCaattggaaaggaaaataatcttcATTTTTAACTGAGTGGGTAGCTTGTCTTCTGGGTAGGAAGGGAATAGAATGAATTAAACTTTTATTGATCTGCTAGAGGATATTAGAGGGGAGGAGATCAGCTAGAAAAGCTAACATATTCCACtagaaagaattaaagaaaaagtgacCTGAGATATAAACATATTTGTGATGTGCACTGTCATGTGCCTTAGAAGAGGTTTTCTGATGAAAACTGTCCAAGAAGAGAAGCTGTCTTTCTGTGATTGAGTTCTTGGACAGAGGCTTACCAAGAGGTGAAACCTGAGACACAAGGTGTGCACAGAGGCTGAAACCCTTTCTGCGACCTTATCAAGTGAATGAAGGGgaaagctttctgaaatacatCTGGTGAAATTAGATGAGGCgtagctttttctttcagtttccaCTACATCTCATCTTTATACACCTATAAATGTGTTGTCTGTTGCTTGTGTTGTGCTATGAATAAATGCTTGTGTTTGTATCTGTCTTCAGTCTGAGTGTTTTTTAAGGTAATGAGATAACAAGAAGACATGGCTCATCTCAGATTGTTGTGGGTTTGCATAAAACAGAGTTCAGAGATGCTTTAGCAAGTGTTTAGATAGAGGTGGCAAAATGAATACCCCTTCTTAGTTACACAGGCCAGGTAGAGATTGGGCTGGGGAGCAGAAATGCCTTCCAGAGGTTACTAACGACATCAAAAGTTCTCTGGTATACAGGAAGATGTCAAAGTATTCACTTGGATGTCAAAGGTCACCAGAAGAACTTAACTTCTATAAGCCTTCATAACCTCTTGTTCCTGCCACATATAATCAAATTGCTGCTTgaggtattttttccccctctgtatTTCACATCATTATTGTGaccatttctgttttgttcaagTGAATCAATTAAATTGTCAAACACAAGTAGTGTGTGGAAAAAACTTCCAGTGCAGTAGTACTACTTGTGATATGTTCCTCTCCTGAAATCGAGTTGATGAATAATATGGGGAAAATCACGTCTTCTACATCtttcttaaaagaatttttcttcttagagAGGCTCACAGTCAAACAGAGAAACGAAGAAGAGACAAAATGAATAATTTGATAGAGGAATTGTCTGCTATGATACCTCAATGCAATCCCATGGCACGAAAGCTAGACAAGCTTACAGTGTTACGGATGGCTGTGCAACacttaaaatctttaaaaggtGAGTTTTAGGAAACTAATCCTGAAAGTCCTTGTTCTATCAGGAGTTACACTGTATATCATCTTTGTTAAATAAATCAGAGGTCATTTATTTTCCGTTTCCTTACTGAATTCAGTTCCACATCTGTTCTTCCTTTAACTTTACGTGTTTGTAGCTTCCAGaagttaatttcttcttttcacttagcgtaagagaaaaaaagccacttttcagtatctgatattttctgtttgctaaAGGTATGCCTTGCAATTAAGTCACTCCttgattctttttaaagaaagtctgtctttcattattttccagcCCCCAAATTAAGCATGTGTCCTGTGATCTCTCCACTTCCCGTCGTACTTTCTGTAACAGTAATATCTGTGGTGCTGTACTGATGTCAACAGCTTTGCTGCTAATAGAGAAGCAAATGGTCTTCAAACTCCTGTTTATTCCCACATTTGTGATTGCATCAACCCTTTGTCTCTGTATTGGAATTTCATGTTTATCTGTTGACTTTGAAACTTACAACATCGTGGAAAAAGACCATTCAAAAAATGCTTACCTAAAGAAACTGATGTAAGTAGTTGCACTGGTAGGGAGCACAAAGATCTCATTTCAGTGATAGGTTAAGTCTTTTTGCAGTGTAACttcataaaaccaaaaccagttgagtaaaactaaagaaaaaattacatttggaCATAATCATCTTTCAAACTTATTTTATTGCCTGCAAGAACAGTAGTCAAAAGCAATGTTTCAAGACAAAACGTACTTTAACTCAAAGTTATCAACCATTCTGTTAGTCTTAAACACcatgaaatcatagaatcattaaagttggaagagacctctaggatcatcaagtccaaccatcaacacaacactaccatgtctcctaaatgtTAGAGAGTAGCAAGAAAAAGAGTTACCAAAAGCTTATATCCTCACTCAGCTACCACAGTTCATCATGGATCTCAGTGAATGGTTTAGTGTCAGGATTAAACCAGGATAtattctttctgctctttttgctATTGCTacattttgggatttttttttttcccccctcccctaaaaaaaaaaaataatccaggttGCATATCGTGTGGTCTATTACCAGCACCCAAAATTTCAGGGTTTTTGGCAGCACTGTTTCAGAATAATAATTTGGTCAACTGTAAGCAAAAATCAGAGACTTCTGCATTGCAAAAAAATTTATTGTGAATAAACATAACTAATAAGAACCCCATTAAGTCTTAAGTCAAAGGAGTGTAGGGGATGAATTATGCTACTGACTTGACAGTAATAGAACCACAGAATAGTGTATGTTGGAAAGGATTTCTAGAGGCTCATTGGCCCAAGCAGGCTGAGAATTTTGTGTAAGGAAATAATGTGACAAATTAGCAGGGCAGTAAGTTCCCTTGCAGTTTAAACAAGCATCTACAAGAAATCTTCAGCTCAGATATTTCCATTTTACCAATAGAATATGAAAACTGGGCTCCATCCAGCACAGTTATTAAATGTATCTTCAAAGCAAATActttaagaaaatacaagatATTATATGGAATTATAGTGAATGCTGAAATTTGGAAAGTTTAACTACTATTTACCCCAAAAAATACCTATAAAAAGTTGTGGAAATGCTTGTAATgggtaaaaattattttagagtaCTTGCCACAGGTGCTAGAACAGTAAATGTAGTGAGTCTGTCTCCTTACATTTAGTGAGACATGAAATTTAACTACAATGGAGTGGGTTTTGGATTGTTGGATATATAGCACTAATGAAGCATTATGTATAGCAATTAATAACATTGGAATTATTCAGATTCAGCAGATGTTAAGGATTCTGAAATAGGCCTATGAAATGTTTCTAGAAAATTCAGTTCTCATAATACCATTTCTCTAGCAGTACATTAAAGATATCTGAACAGTAGTTTCCTTGCTTTATGCTAAataaagggcaagaaaaaaCTGGTTGTGTGCCCATATTAATTCAAACCAACACACGTTTAcgagtttttttatttttcatatttttagaatttaaaatttttttttaatcagctgttGTGGTTGCAAAGAGAatttataaaatacaaaccaaataTAACTCTgttaaaagtaaatttaaaatgtaacttttgATACTATGTCTTTAAACTATTTTCCAGGTTCCACTAGCTCCTATACAGAAGTCCGGTATaagccttcatttttaaaagatgatgaGCTCCGACAGTTAATCCTCAGGGTAAGTGGAAGGAAACTCAGTTAAATGATGCACTTATTAAAGCTTGCCATTAACTCAGATTTTTAGTTAgaatgtgcttttttccccatctttttcTTGAAGCAAGTGCTCTGATGTACTTGATAAATACTGGTTTATAAATGCTGTACACTACAGGCTTTTTCATAAAGGCTACAGAAGATGATTTGTGAGCATGGCAGACAGCGGCCCTTGAAGGGATAATAAATCTGTATACAATCCATGTATTTAATACGTAAGTTTTTACATTGATATTGAAGTCTGCATGCAAGTATAGagaattttttatgcttttaattaCGCATAAATATACTTGCAATTGTTTGCTGTCCTTCATTTAAATTCTCAAAGACGTACTTtgaaaaagatgcagaaaaaatacctgaaagaaaatgtttccgCACTTCGTCACGTACACTCACCCCGTTACCCTTTCTCATTtgcatctattttcttttttctttgctgcaatAACAGACACTGCCAGGATCTGTAAGATGACTCCCAAGTTAAGCTGTTTTGCAGCTGGCCACCTCTTTTCCCAAAGGCGTTTCTTAAAAACCTTGACTGTCTGTAGTTAAAGGTCTGATTCGGTCCTTGCAATCTTATTTGCTTTTTGGTGTGATATATAACttacttgatttttaaaaatcatgtttaaaAGTGTGCTTCCTCGTAGTCATCAATATTCATTGTATATTTTAATtgtatgtttttaaagacagtatctTTATATTTTCAGGCTGCAGATGGATTCCTATTTGTGGTTGGATGCAACAGAGGAAGAATTCTGTTTGTCTCGGAATCAGTTTGCAAAATACTTAATTATGATCAGGTGGTTATAACTAAGTTTCTTGATTTGCTTttacctttaatttttaaactttttccattttattatatattattaaaaaacagtCCCTGTATATAATTTCTTGGAATTTCTTTGATTTAACCTGCTTCAGAGTAAGGCTGCATATCCTGAAATATTTGCAAGCACATTCAGTGTTCCTGACCTGAGCAATAGCACCAAATTTCAGTTGACCAACCTTAAGAAAACTGCTAGTCTGAGAGTAAGGGATAATTTGAAGatgtcttaaaagaaaatgtcttggAAATAGAAATTAGATGGTGAAgtgattttggggggttttttatGGCCAAGGAAAATTGGTAGTTCAGCAGTGGAAGTTAATTAAAGCTTTCCTTGCTAATGGCTTTATGCTCAGATGCACTACATACCACCTCATCCGCAATAACTATCCATGTTTATACTCTTAACTTGAAGGAAACTGATACAGTGTGAGTTAGCTTAGCCTGCAGAACAAGAGAAATAGATAAAGTATAAGCACCTTCCATTAGTTGACATTTAACATCATGGACATTTACCACAAATAGTCAAGGCATGATAGCTTGTTCATGTATCTATGACTTCTGTTCCAAAAACAGAGGCTAAACCAGTGCTTCCATCTGTCTGCTTCTGTAAGTTTGAAATCATTTGTGCtatgttcattttcttcaaaatggaAGGGTAACCAATCTGGACTCTGTTTTCTAGAGattcttttttaccttttatttaaaaaaaaaaaccaaagctatatatttttaagtgaaatgaATAATCTTATGTGAACAAGCATAGagcagatgatttttttaacacttctcACTAGCTCAAGGACTAAAACGTACCTTTTGGAGTCTCTCACATCAGACATACTTCCTTCCAGACCTATAAGATCTTCCCTGTTCTAGCCAAAATGGTTCAGAGAATGTGACTGACTTAACCCATGAATTTATTAGCTTATTTGGGAATCATTCTAGGTTATGAATCGCATCCTGCAGCCTATCTGTTACACCTATATATTTTGACAAGGCTGCTGTTAGCCTTTCTCAGTGGCAGtcagcatttttcctttgcGTTAGGGTTGGATGGGGACTGGGCAAATGAAAGAGGCTCTATGTTTATCCTGCTTTCTTAGGAGCTTTTCATTAAACCCATTTCTGACTCTGGCTTCCTGGAAAAGTGCTCCCCTTTATGTATACAGTGATCACATAGCAAGTGGCATGGGTCCAAAATGAGTTGCAATTTGAATCTAGAATACTGCTTGTCAACACAGCTCCTTTCTACCCATTGATTTGACCTGCTGTGGTGAAGGTAagcaatcaaaaaaacccaaaacaaccaaacaaaaaagcctagCCTACTTCTGTGAGAATTCCTTCCTGTTTCAAAGGAAAGTGGTGCTGCCTGCAGTAGTGCAGCAGTCCAGTTACTTTGGATCAGCAGAGTCAGCAGGTTGAATGGATCCCAGCTAGAGAGATTCCTGTAAATATCCCCTACTAAGGAGCACTGAAGTGAGTTGACCCCTGCTTCCAGGCAGCTCTTGGCTCAGTGGTACCATTTTGTCCAACAAATTAGAGCTCAGTCATTAAGTGGCATGAATATTTCTTCCTATTTCCCAACCTTCCCTCCCACCAGTAATCTGTGAGTGGAGTTACTTTGTGTGTAACCTTCTTTGGCTAGGGTCAGGAATGGTGTTATGTACATAAGTAAAACATTTGGTTTTACAGAACTGTTTTTCGATATCCAACTGAATATGTGATTTTgcaaagagaaagtaaaaaattatgGGTTTTCTACcctgtttttataaaaatattaaacaatgGCAAATTAAATGGGGATCAAAATATTGATGTTTAGAGTAACTGTAGTATTTGACTTTAATGGTGTAGAAAGTTGTTTTTCTGAGATAACTAATGTATATGGCATTCCGTCCTAAAACCATGTGGTTCTTACaccttttgggttttggtgtttttgttgtttgttgttttttttaataggccAGTTTAATTGGACAAAGTTTGTTTGATTACTTGCATCCAAAAGATGTTGCAAAAGTTAAGGAGCAACTTTCTTCTTCAGATATCTCTCCTAGGGAGAAGCTCATAGATGGGAAAAGTAAGTCATATTTGAATGTGCTCAGATTTTTTGAAAGATACGTTAATAAACTTAGTTATTATGCAGGACATATTCATGTGTTCGTATGGGTATGGATGTACAAACTTGAGGTATAATTTCTATGAACCAAACATTTGAATGCTTATCTGCTGCTTAGAGTGCACTTACAGTTAAAAGCTAGCCCATTACTTAGATAATAAGAATGACTGAAATTTGCACTGTTAAACATTTACCAAGATGTGGTCTGACATTCTTCCTACCAGgcatactacttttttttcttgtatttgatAGGTCTTGTCAATACAAAAGACCTGATGTAGTCGAACATGGGATAAAATACTTCAATACCAAGAATCACTGTCTTCTCTGAAAATGCTAAGTGTCAATCCTAATTTAACCAAATCTTATTTTGTTTACAGTTAATTCTAATATGAAAAATGTTATGTACTGTGCAGCTAATTGCTATTTTATAGCTGGCTTTTATAAGCATCTTTGCAGTTCTTCCTTGTACCAAATAGAAGGTGAAAGTTTATAAAGCATATTTAGTAAAATACCTTTCAAAATATCAAGAAGTGTTTAGAAATAGTTTGGtagttctttttaattttggaatATGTGTGACAGTCACGTTTTCTTTGCACTATTTAAGTTATTAGactttcttaattttcaattgtaaggaaaaaatttagGCAACTAAAGAGTTTGGAGAATGTGCTGGaagctgaaatgaagaaaaggccTTGTATTCTGAAGTTTTATTgttggattttggttttttaactaCTTTAACTAAATTTTTGTAAGCTGGCTTGCAAGTACACACAGATTTTCAAGCTGGACCAGCTCGACTGAATTCTGGTGCTCGACGTTCCTTCTTCTGTCGGATAAAATGTAGTAGGACCAcagtcaaagaagaaaaggagtgCTTGCCCAACCCAAAGAAGAAAGGTATTCAAGCAGTGTAGATGAAGTGGGGGCTTTCTGTCTTGAAACTTGGTGTATTTAAGTTCCAAGCCAGTAGTGTTACCCTTGTACTTATCATTGAATTCACAAAGTAGCTGTAGAGAAGTTTAAATGTGTACTAGAGACACGTTTTGAGAAACAGTCTAATTATACTCTTTCTCCTTGCTATTCGCTCCTggaaaagagggagggaggaaccTGAGTTACAGTGGCTGCTTAGAAGCACATGGTCTGTTGTAGTAAAATTTCAGAAGTCTCAGGGAAAATTTTGAAAGCACTGGAGCAAATCAGAACAATGAAACTAGATAACATGTATCTTGGAGATAACTGTGAATAAGGCCTGCAAAATCTactgttttgaaggaaaaaaaagaaaaaagtaaactgtcttttttttctgatttacttTGTGTTGTGTGTATGTAAAAAGtatgaattttcctttttttttgcttttaataataaaattaattccattcatttttccaataaTTTTAGCTTAGTTCAAATTTTGGTATGGCTGTATAGCAGTATACTCTTCAAGTTTTCAGTGAATGgatcttttttaaatgtaacttcCAGCTTTTATTTGATACCTTAGTATTGATTTTTGCAAAGGTGTGCTGAAATTGTTTGACTCAAAAAATCCTCCTACTCGTTTTTCAATGTAACCTGTTATTGTTGAGACATACCATACAatagtaaattttaaaataggtcTGCATTGTAAGTATATCGAATTGTCTCCCTTGATGAGCCGACTAACTTGGTCAGATAAGAATTTAACTTGTATAAATGTGTCTCGGGAATGGAGTACTGAGAGAAGGCGCTTCGACAATCTCTCATCCTACTGTGACTTTGTCACAGTTTAACTCAGCTTTTCATTTGACAGAGTTGCTTTATGTTTTCCATAGCTGATAGGGTTAATGCAGTCAAATTTAACTTTACTTTATTAGTAAAGCATAACTTGTTCAGAATACAGATACCAAGAATACTTCGGCAATTTTTGGGGGGTTATGGTAGAACACATAATGTCATCTTGATGTGTATGAGGGTGTTTACATGTTTTATAGGCAGCAGAGTCTACCAGCCGTAGGAATAAATGATAGTGTGTGCTGTAATTTAAGCCTTTTAAAATACGTGTACCCAGAAAATTGAGGAATTCAGAAGCCTGAGATAAATAGAAAGTAAGCTaggttgttttgggttgttcTCTTGACTGATTCTTTTAGCAATTGCAGTAAGTATATGTTAAGATCATCATGTTCACAAAAGGTAAATTGATTTGGAAGCTACAGAGTGCCTCtctagtttattttaatttacaataCAGGTGAAACTATATAAAGAGAAAGTGATCTGTGGGTTACTAGACTTTTggtttactttcttttttctgtgagaCTGTGTTTGAACTGCCAACGCCTATAACTTATCTTCCTAAATCTTGCATAGGGTTAGAATTGCGCTCTCCAGGAAAGCCAAAATGTAGTagtacaaaattaattttaaaatactccGTAAATTTATCTATAGTCTTGTACAGTTGTCTTAAGTAAGCACAAAATAGAGTTGCTGGTCTCGTGgtgaacagaattaaaaaaaaaaaaaattcggTATACTTTTTGAACCATAACGGcttcttatttcatttctttttattagatcacagaaaatactgtaCCATTCACTGTACTGGGTATATGAAGAATTGGCCTCCTAATGAGGTGGGAGTAGAAGAGGAAAATGATGTAGAAAAGGACAGTAGTAACTTTAACTGTCTTGTTGCAATTGGGAGGTTACACCCTTACATTGTTCCACAAAAGAGTGGAGAGATAAAAGTCAAAGCAACAGAATTTGTTACACGATTTGCCATGGATGGAAAATTTGTTTATGTAGATCAGCGGTAAGCATTTTGTTCTTTagtgaagagaaaatgaaaatgacacCACTAGTTAAATTTTCTAATACTTTCTGTCAGAACTGTGATTTCTCAAGCAGGGTAGAATTTCTAGGTGCCGTACACAGAAAGCAGTTCATTCTGAATCTCTGAGtactggggctttttttttttgtcaaacaTAAAACATAATGTATAAAAGTAAGTGTATCATTCTATAGGAAAAGATGAGCTAGCAAGATTCAAGTATGATGTAAAATGCACTGATGTGTTTattcataaagaaaaatctcaagTTAGAACTTCATAGCTATGCATAGGacttaataatttttcattaagtgTTTATTACTTCTCAAAATCTTACTGTTTGGACCACATACACTATATCTGAATGAGGTACCAAATTATTTCATAAGAAGTAAAAGCTAAGTTCCTATTTTCTGAACATTCTTAAACAGACTTTTATTTGTTGTACAGACTGAGCTactgctttgcattttgaatTTCACATTGTCACTGGAAGCTTTTATTGCTTTCAGTCATCTTGTCTTTCATCTAAAAGTGTCAGTTTAAACCTGTTCTTTAAAGTGGCAGAGCAAAATTCAACtatgacattttttaaatgcctttattATGTGTCACCAATACCCTGATTGGCTAATGGGAAGACCTACgatcataaatattttgtgtgtacATGTGGTTTGCATGCTTAAATGCAGTTATTTTGTCTTTGAATTGCCATTCATTGCAAATTGATAGCTTGCAGTGAATAATATTTCCTGTTGTTTTAGAGCTATACTAATGCCATATCTTTTCCCCAAATATGAatacaaacatttatttctttaaatattaattttctgctaTCTGAtagcaaagaaaacaagctttgTAATTGCTTGACTCCGCTGTagttcatgtttttatttctaacaGTGCAACAGCAATTTTAGGGTATCTGCCACAAGAGCTTCTAGGAACATCTTGTTACGAGTACTGCCATCAAGATGATCATAATCATCTAGCTGAAAAACAtaaagaaggtaaaaaataattgttcctCCCAGATTACATATAATACATGTAACTGCTGTGTGAAAGCAGTATGAATCAAAAAAACGAGAAGCTGAGAATTAATTACATTAAACAATCTTAGCATTGTCCTTTTCTATGTCTGCATTAAGACATGCCCCCATAAAGCTTGTAATAAAAGCAGGGAGAAACTTCTGTTGCCTTGGGTCTTGAAGCTGTGCTTTAATTACAAGGTAATAATGTTAATGCTTCTTTCAACCCCCTGCTTCAGTTCTTTGTAAGAATTACAAAGGAGTCCTGAAGAGCAAATGTGCCTAATCATGTCATTTAAAGACACTGATTATGAAAGTTCACCAAGTCAGGAGTCTCCCTACTAGTGGTTTGCAGAAACTTAGTACTTGGGCTTTAATATAGGATTAATTGCTGAAACTGTAGTTTGGTTTTAGCAGGGGTCCCGTCCTGTCAGTTTTTCTGGCATTTGATTTGTATTTCTGGCCATCAAAAACATTTCGGTTTTATGATGCTACAGAAcgatttctttttaactttatCTTTCTAAGTATACCTATGGTGATTACAACTTCCCTTTCTTATCTAGTGttgcagaataaagaaaaagtatttacaAATTCCTACAAATTTAGAGCAAAAGATGGGACTTTTCTCACTTTAAAGAGTCAGTGGTTTAGTTTCATGAATCCGTGGACC encodes the following:
- the BMAL2 gene encoding basic helix-loop-helix ARNT-like protein 2 isoform X1; this encodes MAEAGAGSTEGAEEERRAAADNFSIDGNLCIASGVPSLMNPITKPATTTSFNASVAEIPRKRKGSDSDNQDTAEVDGDPQKRSEDEEHVKVKDFREAHSQTEKRRRDKMNNLIEELSAMIPQCNPMARKLDKLTVLRMAVQHLKSLKGSTSSYTEVRYKPSFLKDDELRQLILRAADGFLFVVGCNRGRILFVSESVCKILNYDQASLIGQSLFDYLHPKDVAKVKEQLSSSDISPREKLIDGKTGLQVHTDFQAGPARLNSGARRSFFCRIKCSRTTVKEEKECLPNPKKKDHRKYCTIHCTGYMKNWPPNEVGVEEENDVEKDSSNFNCLVAIGRLHPYIVPQKSGEIKVKATEFVTRFAMDGKFVYVDQRATAILGYLPQELLGTSCYEYCHQDDHNHLAEKHKEVLQNKEKVFTNSYKFRAKDGTFLTLKSQWFSFMNPWTKELEYIVSNNTVVLGHNESAEEQIPHGSQPAEDAVKQSLVSVPGMSSGTVLGAGSIGTEIANEILELQRLRSSPSGELSPSDLLRKSPSPALTVNCSNMPNKELIQLCPSETEVLETPEQNQGAIPFPNNEPLLSGNSQLDFDAICENDDTAMTALMNYLEADGGLGDPAELSDIQWAL
- the BMAL2 gene encoding basic helix-loop-helix ARNT-like protein 2 isoform X2 encodes the protein MAEAGAGSTEGAEEERRAAADNFSIDGNLCIASGVPSLMNPITKPATTTSFNASVAEIPRKRKGSDSDNQDTAEVDGDPQKRSEDEEHVKVKDFREAHSQTEKRRRDKMNNLIEELSAMIPQCNPMARKLDKLTVLRMAVQHLKSLKGSTSSYTEVRYKPSFLKDDELRQLILRAADGFLFVVGCNRGRILFVSESVCKILNYDQASLIGQSLFDYLHPKDVAKVKEQLSSSDISPREKLIDGKIHTDFQAGPARLNSGARRSFFCRIKCSRTTVKEEKECLPNPKKKDHRKYCTIHCTGYMKNWPPNEVGVEEENDVEKDSSNFNCLVAIGRLHPYIVPQKSGEIKVKATEFVTRFAMDGKFVYVDQRATAILGYLPQELLGTSCYEYCHQDDHNHLAEKHKEVLQNKEKVFTNSYKFRAKDGTFLTLKSQWFSFMNPWTKELEYIVSNNTVVLGHNESAEEQIPHGSQPAEDAVKQSLVSVPGMSSGTVLGAGSIGTEIANEILELQRLRSSPSGELSPSDLLRKSPSPALTVNCSNMPNKELIQLCPSETEVLETPEQNQGAIPFPNNEPLLSGNSQLDFDAICENDDTAMTALMNYLEADGGLGDPAELSDIQWAL